In Octopus bimaculoides isolate UCB-OBI-ISO-001 chromosome 14, ASM119413v2, whole genome shotgun sequence, the following are encoded in one genomic region:
- the LOC106868621 gene encoding uncharacterized protein LOC106868621: MKRLTISVRSLIVFVSLVFLFFLWFSVDDQYHVIRRHKHLHAPAAEVDLRLIIIVYNRAESLKKCLDSLNKVDYLDDAIHIDVWIDRSVNGIIDELTYKTAQSFIFEHGTYKVHNHTKHVGIYGQWIDTWRPMEDSEEIAVIIEDDINMSPFFYRYLRAAHKKYKNYHSINGFALQGISMKHGGGKGLLSAPAGNSVFLYPILGTWAFSPKANHWLAFVEWFHTNSPNRKFIPKVPHILPTRWYQEGMNRGGNINPRIWSMWHIYYAYLHNEVTLYKNSPDMKSFSVNRKEKGLHYTASTKLLDPIITTWNDSYINFPNQPIILDINGYVAQDVQSAWKSNKSGR, translated from the coding sequence ATGAAGAGACTGACAATATCTGTGAGGTCCCTCATAGTTTTTGTGTCtcttgtgtttcttttctttttgtggttCTCCGTTGACGATCAGTATCATGTGATCCGCCGCCATAAGCACCTTCATGCACCAGCAGCTGAAGTTGACCTTCGTCTTATTATAATCGTCTACAACAGAGCGGAATCTCTGAAGAAGTGTCTGGATTCTTTAAACAAGGTTGATTATTTAGATGACGCCATACACATTGATGTTTGGATTGACCGGTCAGTGAATGGGATAATAGATGAATTGACTTACAAAACCGCTCAGAGTTTTATCTTTGAACACGGCACTTATAAAGTTCATAATCACACCAAACACGTAGGTATATATGGTCAATGGATTGATACTTGGCGACCGATGGAGGACTCTGAAGAAATTGCTGTCATCATTGAAGATGACATCAATATGTCACCATTTTTCTATCGGTATCTGAGAGCTGcacataaaaagtataaaaattatcACAGTATAAATGGATTTGCCCTTCAGGGTATAAGTATGAAGCATGGTGGTGGGAAGGGATTATTAAGTGCTCCAGCTGGCAATTCGGTATTTCTCTATCCAATCCTTGGCACGTGGGCATTTTCTCCAAAAGCGAACCATTGGCTTGCTTTTGTAGAATGGTTTCACACTAACTCACCCAATCGGAAATTTattcccaaagtgccacatatTTTACCAACAAGATGGTATCAAGAAGGTATGAATAGGGGTGGGAATATAAACCCCAGGATATGGTCAATGTGGCACATTTATTATGCATATCTTCACAATGAAGTAACGTTGTACAAAAACTCGCCAGACATGAAATCGTTTTCAGTGAATCGAAAGGAGAAAGGACTCCATTACACTGCCAGTACTAAACTGTTAGACCCTATAATTACCACATGGAACGATTCCTATATCAATTTTCCGAACCAACCTATTATTTTGGACATCAATGGATATGTAGCACAAGATGTACAATCAGCATGGAAGTCCAATAAAAGTGGTAGATAA